Proteins from one Amycolatopsis benzoatilytica AK 16/65 genomic window:
- a CDS encoding papain-like cysteine protease family protein — protein MAAAVAAAALAVPAAADAATANISMQAQQKDNWCWDASGNTIAAYWGYSLTQTRFCQIAHNESGNDCANDQGYLSDEQTVFRSLGFRNAGTYDSTGYRLSFAGIKSQIDAGQPIGTRIGWTSGGGHMHVVYGYDDSNGNAIVDYGDPWPSNNRYNSMNYSAYQSNSQFTWTHTVYGMEG, from the coding sequence GTGGCCGCCGCCGTCGCAGCGGCGGCGCTCGCGGTTCCCGCCGCCGCCGACGCCGCCACCGCGAACATCTCGATGCAAGCCCAGCAGAAGGACAACTGGTGCTGGGACGCCAGCGGCAACACGATCGCCGCCTACTGGGGATATTCCTTGACGCAGACCAGGTTCTGCCAGATCGCGCACAACGAATCCGGCAACGACTGCGCGAACGACCAGGGTTACCTCAGCGACGAGCAGACCGTGTTCCGCTCGCTGGGCTTCCGCAATGCCGGCACCTACGATTCCACCGGCTACCGGCTTTCCTTCGCCGGAATCAAGAGCCAGATCGACGCCGGACAGCCGATCGGCACCCGGATCGGGTGGACTTCCGGCGGCGGCCACATGCACGTCGTCTACGGTTACGACGACTCCAACGGCAACGCCATCGTCGATTACGGCGACCCGTGGCCCTCGAACAACCGCTACAACTCGATGAACTACAGCGCCTACCAGTCGAACAGCCAGTTCACCTGGACGCACACCGTCTACGGAATGGAGGGCTGA